The genomic interval TCCGCCCACTCTAATGGGCCATACCTCTGTGGGCCTCTAGATTTGGGTTGCCATAGGCCACAATTGTTTCCTTACCGGAATTTTCATAACAAATTTTAAGTTATAAGATTgcaaaaatatagtttttttctAGAATAGTATTAGGTAACTAGTTACCGTTTTCCATAGTTTTTCTTGAAtctttgtcatatttttttttctgaaaaatgaaaaaagcaATGTTTTTACACAAATAGTATAAAAACCCATTAAAATTGTAATTTCATCTTTTGTtattactatttaatttttagAGGTGTTAATACTACATTTTCATGCAATTATGTGTGTAAGAAGAGGTAACATAAGTAAGTGTATGAATATGATTATCAGAAGGGAGGGTACGTACATTTGGTTGAGTATAATTGAATAAAAAGTAGTTGAagaaccaaaaataaaataattgtgTTTGTTGAACCACTCAAACCAAATGTGCCTctactcttattattattacaaaatccaatatatataaataattaaatcgTCTTTCTCTTTCACTAATTAAGATGTATTATTAAGACCAAGACAAAATCATAACCACTTGTCACGCTCCCAAGTGTCCTATAATAACTTATAACTATAATCTCTctctttatttttcattattctaATTAGTAATTACAATCTCTCTTTCTTAATCTTCTAATGTCAGCTTTTTTCTAAAGTTatgtttcaattattttaatttcattatttggTTTTGTTCTAACTTTCATAACAAATTTTGGGTGTAAACTATCTCCTTCTCTCGTTTGTTGttgtgtttatttaattatgacTTTACAAAGActgttttaaaataataatattacaaaaaaaatatattttgaaactcAATATGGAtagtaaatacatatttttattttgctaaaaatatcatgtataaatatatttaatgcaCATATAAAGGACCCTTCTTAAAAATAGGTAGGTGTATCGAAACATATGTTTCATATGTAAATCCATGTTTGGTATCATTTTAAGGTAATCtcattttttcaattaaaacTCACCAAATCAAGtttttataccaaatattcTCTTAATGATAATATTTACATGACTTAATGCAgcgtaattatttaaaatattttacaaatttttgtaaaatttcaaataatttagagtaaaaaataaaattacttataaataataataataataataataataataataataataataataataataataataataataaaagcacATGCAACATAACCTTATTTTTAGTATTCTATATCTatattgttttgaatttttcaaatttcttagaaTTCTAAGTATGTACGATGTAGTATACTATGATAGAAACAAAATAAAGTTACAATAACCATGTAGTATTCaaacattttttaataaaagttaaAGTATctctaatattattaattacataCATTATCAtcgtaaattcaaaatttaaaatgagGGACGTAcgtcatttttttttaccaagaGGGGCAAATGTAAACAATTTTTTAGATAAAAGAAAATGCTATTATAGGATTTGAATCCTTCACCTGTGTATAAAATATAGCATAGCCATTATACTAAAATTAACATTATGCCTATAAAtataattctttattacaaatatatgttacaattaaatgtatatacatctttttcttaattttttttaagaaataattGCTATGTGAGTCTATCCATATATTATCCTAATAGAATTTACGTCGACcggtataaaaaaaaaataaaaaacaaaacaattcCCAATATCATGCTGTTGTTTTTTGGCACCCCATTTACCaagttaaaattaattaaacaaagtcataaattttatatgatatgataaaatatttgatatcataTTATAATGGTAAGTTTTACTTATGATagaagaaataatattttaatataatgttTTATCTAAATGATGAGGTTTTTCCTTAATCCCAAATTTCTTTCTCTCCAGTCCTTTTCTAATCACGTTCACGCCAAACCTTGTCTCTCTCATTCATTTGAGTCGCATCACAGTTACGATAAGTACGCATCTACGTGATCACACCCCACGCAACGGCCGGCCAAACTTTCACTCCTATTCACGCGCTGTAAATGCGCGCGTGTTGACACTTTCTTCTTGTTACCACAGATCTCCGGAAAAAAGCACGAGCCGAAAAGGATTTTTCACGCCAAGTTGCCAAATTGACCGGTTACTTTCACACGTGGCGGAAAATCATTGGTTGGTGGTAAATTTTGCAGGTGAAACTGAAATACAGAGAATCATTGTATAAAATGAGGATGAGACCCCACTTATCACCACCAATAATTGATCATTCTTCTAATCCTTCCTGTATTCAAGCTGGCACCGCCACTACtgtctccttcttcttcttcttcttcagaaaaaatttctaaaacCCTAATCTCGATTCAGTAATCGAGCTCTGTAAATAGCTATAATAGTTTTGAATATATGGTTTGGAATCTTATAATAATCGAAAGATCTACTCTTTTCTCCGCATTGTTTTAGTttctttaccaaaaaaaattaaggggAAATGGCTTTGTTACCTCTTCTATGGTTCTTACTCGCTTCGTTAATCAGCTGTACGAATTCTCGACAGCTGAAGAAGGAAGAGACGATATATGAGGTGTTGAAGGCTCATGGGCTTCCGATGGGGTTGTTGCCTAAAGGTGTGAGGGAATTTGATATTGATGAGAATGGTCGATTCCAAGCTTACTTGGATCAAGCTTGTAATGCTAAATTCGAGAGTGAATTACATTACGATAGGAATGTTTCGGGGACTCTGAGTTATGGTCAGATCGGGGGTTTGTCTGGAATTTCGGCACAAGAGCTTTTTCTTTGGTTTCCGGTGAAGGGTATTCGTGTAGATGTACCTAGCTCCGGTCTTATTTATTTTGATGTTGGTGTTGTCTTTAAACAATTCTCTTTGTCACTTTTCGAGACTCCACCGGATTGTGTGGCGGTTCGAACTGAGGAGGAGCAGAGTAATAGCAATGCTCCTGTAGCTGAGACTGTATTCAAGGTTCATTCAATCTCATTCCTTTCATGATTTTTATATATCgtattttagaaaattaaaaaatttgaattttgattaATCCCCATTT from Cannabis sativa cultivar Pink pepper isolate KNU-18-1 chromosome 4, ASM2916894v1, whole genome shotgun sequence carries:
- the LOC115712745 gene encoding uncharacterized protein LOC115712745 yields the protein MALLPLLWFLLASLISCTNSRQLKKEETIYEVLKAHGLPMGLLPKGVREFDIDENGRFQAYLDQACNAKFESELHYDRNVSGTLSYGQIGGLSGISAQELFLWFPVKGIRVDVPSSGLIYFDVGVVFKQFSLSLFETPPDCVAVRTEEEQSNSNAPVAETVFKSNFGKLRYQLEQEILGRDDM